The Paracoccus sp. MA genome contains a region encoding:
- the gatB gene encoding Asp-tRNA(Asn)/Glu-tRNA(Gln) amidotransferase subunit GatB: MLDHLTYTAPEPKIIQGAKQDWELVIGLEVHAQVASNAKLFSGASTGFGAEPNSHVAFVDAAMPGMLPVINEFCVAQAVKTGLGLKARINLVSAFDRKNYFYPDLPQGYQISQLYHPIVGEGEVIVDMAPGIARRVRIERIHLEQDAGKSIHDMDPNMSFVDLNRTGVALMEIVSRPDIRGPEEAAAYVAKLRQIMRYLGTCDGNMQNGNLRADVNVSVCAPGAYERYQETGDFSHLGTRCEIKNMNSLRFIQAAIEYEARRQIAIIEDGGTVVQETRLYDPDRGETRSMRSKEEAHDYRYFPDPDLLPLEIEQDWVDGIAAAMPELPDEKKARFVKELGLSEYDAGVLTAEVESADYFEQVAAGRDGKMAANWVINELFGRLNKEGLSVETSPVSAAQLGGVIDLIGSGAISGKIAKELFEILWTEGGDPAEIVESRGMKQVTDLGAIEAAVDEIIAANPAQVEKAKANPKLAGWFVGQVLKATGGKANPAAVNELVAKKLGG, from the coding sequence ATGCTCGACCATCTGACCTATACCGCCCCGGAACCGAAGATCATTCAGGGCGCGAAACAGGACTGGGAACTGGTCATCGGGCTGGAGGTCCATGCCCAGGTCGCCTCGAACGCCAAGCTGTTTTCCGGCGCCTCGACCGGCTTCGGCGCCGAGCCGAACAGCCATGTCGCCTTCGTCGACGCCGCCATGCCGGGCATGCTGCCGGTGATCAACGAATTCTGCGTGGCGCAGGCGGTCAAGACCGGCCTCGGCCTCAAGGCGCGGATCAACCTGGTCTCGGCCTTCGACCGCAAGAACTATTTCTATCCGGACCTGCCGCAGGGCTACCAGATCAGCCAGCTCTACCACCCCATCGTGGGCGAGGGCGAGGTGATCGTGGACATGGCCCCCGGCATCGCCCGCCGCGTCAGGATCGAGCGCATCCACCTGGAACAGGATGCCGGCAAGTCGATCCACGACATGGACCCGAACATGTCCTTCGTCGACCTGAACCGCACCGGCGTGGCGCTGATGGAGATCGTCAGCCGCCCAGACATCCGCGGGCCGGAGGAGGCGGCGGCCTATGTCGCCAAGCTGCGCCAGATCATGCGCTACCTCGGCACCTGCGACGGCAACATGCAGAACGGCAACCTGCGCGCCGACGTGAACGTCTCGGTCTGCGCCCCCGGCGCCTATGAGCGTTATCAGGAAACCGGCGATTTCAGCCATCTCGGCACCCGCTGCGAGATCAAGAACATGAACTCGCTGCGCTTCATCCAGGCCGCCATCGAATACGAGGCCCGCCGCCAGATCGCCATCATCGAGGACGGCGGCACGGTTGTGCAGGAAACCCGGCTCTACGATCCCGACCGCGGCGAGACCCGCTCGATGCGCTCGAAGGAGGAAGCCCACGACTATCGCTATTTCCCCGATCCCGACCTCTTGCCGCTCGAGATCGAGCAGGACTGGGTGGACGGCATCGCCGCCGCCATGCCGGAACTGCCCGACGAGAAGAAGGCGCGCTTCGTCAAGGAGCTCGGCCTGTCGGAATACGACGCCGGCGTGCTGACCGCCGAGGTCGAAAGCGCCGATTACTTCGAGCAGGTGGCCGCCGGCCGCGACGGCAAGATGGCAGCGAACTGGGTGATCAACGAGCTGTTCGGCCGGCTGAACAAGGAAGGGCTGAGCGTCGAGACCTCGCCGGTCTCCGCCGCCCAGCTCGGCGGGGTGATCGACCTGATCGGCTCGGGCGCGATCTCGGGCAAGATCGCCAAGGAGCTGTTCGAGATCCTCTGGACCGAGGGCGGCGACCCGGCCGAGATCGTGGAATCGCGCGGCATGAAGCAGGTCACCGACCTCGGCGCCATCGAGGCGGCGGTGGACGAGATCATCGCCGCGAACCCGGCGCAGGTGGAAAAGGCCAAGGCCAACCCCAAGCTGGCCGGCTGGTTCGTCGGCCAGGTGCTGAAGGCGACCGGTGGCAAGGCCAACCCGGCGGCGGTGAACGAGCTGGTGGCGAAGAAGCTGGGCGGCTGA
- a CDS encoding DUF4177 domain-containing protein has product MSSYEYTVIPAPARGEKVRGAKSGIERFAATLTDVLNDMARDGWDYVRAETLPAEERSGLTSRTTVYHNLLIFRRALAAPGRQQLPQPAATAEPQPAEPPAMEPAAEETPAGTAQQPARGPFSQPMRATPKPAPLAAPGNHTRARAAEPPLTAPHAPAPAGPRLGPASR; this is encoded by the coding sequence ATGAGCAGCTACGAATACACCGTCATCCCCGCACCCGCCCGCGGCGAAAAGGTCCGGGGCGCGAAATCCGGGATCGAGCGTTTCGCCGCCACGCTGACCGATGTGCTGAACGACATGGCCCGCGACGGCTGGGACTATGTCCGGGCCGAGACACTGCCGGCCGAGGAACGCTCGGGCCTGACCAGCCGAACCACGGTCTATCACAACCTGCTGATCTTCCGCCGCGCTCTCGCCGCGCCCGGCCGGCAGCAGCTCCCCCAGCCGGCCGCCACGGCCGAGCCGCAGCCCGCCGAACCTCCCGCCATGGAACCCGCAGCCGAGGAAACCCCGGCCGGCACCGCCCAGCAGCCGGCGCGCGGCCCCTTCAGCCAGCCGATGCGCGCCACCCCCAAGCCCGCGCCGTTGGCCGCGCCCGGCAACCATACCCGTGCCCGCGCCGCCGAGCCGCCGCTGACCGCGCCGCACGCCCCGGCCCCGGCCGGCCCGCGCCTCGGCCCGGCCAGCCGCTGA
- a CDS encoding SlyX family protein — MDKQTKERIERLEEAVAYLARTVEDLSGIVARQESEIARLARHVGMLMEREAERESEAGTVPLADQRPPHW, encoded by the coding sequence ATGGACAAGCAGACGAAGGAACGCATCGAGCGGCTGGAGGAAGCCGTGGCCTATCTGGCGCGCACCGTCGAGGATCTGTCGGGCATCGTGGCCCGGCAGGAAAGCGAGATCGCCCGGCTGGCGCGCCATGTCGGCATGCTGATGGAGCGCGAGGCCGAACGCGAATCCGAGGCGGGAACGGTGCCGCTGGCGGACCAGCGGCCGCCGCATTGGTGA
- the hisS gene encoding histidine--tRNA ligase: MAKDQKKQPRPKAETPKGFRDYFGADVTERKQMLDRIAEIYHRHGFEPLETSAVETVEALGKFLPDVDRPNAGVFAWQEAEVPGGGAGDWLALRYDLTAPLARVAAQFRNDLPSPYRRYAMGPVWRNEKPGPGRFRQFYQCDADTVGSASVAADAEICAMLAAALEHAGIARGDYLIRINNRKVLNGILESTGVAEGKPADDVLRTIDKFDKVGEEGVRQLLTTGRKDESGAFIEGVGLSPEQAGPVLAFLTSKGADNAATLQNLRAAVGASTVGAEGVDELARIAGMLTAMGVGEDRAVIDPSIVRGLGYYTGPVFEAELTFEILDDKGRKRQFGSVAGGGRYDGLVERFTGQKVPATGVSIGVDRLLAALRAKGLMGGAEPGPVVVTVMDRERMADYQAMAAELRAAGIRAEVYLGNPKNFGNQLKYADKRNAPVAVIQGGDEAARGVVQVKDLILGAKIAAQASHEEWKAQPAQTEVARADLVSEVRRILG, encoded by the coding sequence ATGGCGAAAGATCAGAAGAAACAGCCCCGTCCCAAGGCCGAGACGCCCAAGGGGTTCCGCGACTATTTCGGCGCGGATGTGACCGAGCGCAAGCAGATGCTCGACCGCATCGCCGAGATCTATCATCGCCACGGCTTCGAGCCGCTCGAAACCAGTGCCGTGGAAACCGTCGAGGCGCTGGGAAAGTTCCTGCCCGATGTGGACCGCCCCAATGCCGGCGTCTTTGCCTGGCAAGAGGCGGAGGTGCCGGGTGGCGGCGCCGGCGACTGGCTGGCGCTGCGCTATGACCTGACCGCGCCGCTGGCCCGCGTCGCCGCGCAGTTCCGCAACGACCTGCCCAGCCCCTATCGCCGCTATGCCATGGGCCCGGTCTGGCGCAATGAAAAGCCGGGGCCGGGCCGCTTCCGCCAGTTCTACCAATGCGACGCCGATACCGTGGGCTCGGCCTCGGTCGCCGCGGATGCCGAGATCTGCGCCATGCTGGCGGCGGCCTTGGAACATGCCGGCATCGCCCGCGGCGACTACCTGATCCGCATCAACAACCGCAAGGTGCTGAACGGCATCCTGGAATCCACGGGTGTGGCCGAGGGCAAGCCTGCCGACGACGTGCTGCGCACCATCGACAAGTTCGACAAGGTCGGCGAGGAAGGCGTGCGCCAGTTGCTCACCACCGGCCGCAAGGACGAGTCCGGCGCCTTCATCGAGGGCGTGGGCCTGAGCCCGGAACAGGCCGGTCCGGTGCTGGCCTTCCTGACCTCGAAGGGCGCGGACAACGCCGCGACGCTGCAAAACCTGCGCGCCGCCGTCGGCGCCTCGACCGTGGGCGCCGAGGGCGTGGACGAACTGGCCCGGATCGCCGGGATGCTTACCGCCATGGGCGTGGGCGAGGATCGCGCCGTCATCGACCCCTCGATCGTGCGCGGCCTGGGCTATTACACCGGCCCGGTCTTCGAGGCCGAGCTGACCTTCGAGATCCTCGACGACAAGGGCCGCAAGCGCCAGTTCGGCTCGGTCGCCGGCGGCGGGCGCTATGACGGGCTGGTGGAACGCTTCACCGGCCAGAAGGTGCCCGCGACCGGCGTCTCCATCGGCGTGGACCGGCTGCTGGCCGCCCTGCGCGCCAAGGGGCTGATGGGCGGGGCCGAGCCGGGCCCGGTCGTCGTCACCGTCATGGACCGCGAGCGCATGGCCGATTACCAGGCCATGGCGGCGGAACTGCGCGCGGCCGGCATCCGCGCCGAGGTCTATCTGGGCAACCCGAAGAACTTCGGCAACCAGCTGAAATATGCCGACAAGCGCAATGCCCCGGTCGCCGTCATCCAGGGCGGCGACGAGGCGGCGCGCGGCGTGGTGCAGGTCAAGGACCTGATCCTGGGGGCGAAGATCGCGGCCCAGGCCAGCCACGAGGAATGGAAGGCCCAGCCCGCCCAGACCGAAGTGGCCCGCGCCGATCTGGTCTCCGAAGTCCGGCGCATCCTGGGATGA
- a CDS encoding ATP phosphoribosyltransferase regulatory subunit produces MSKREKQAIGQQILAAFRAAGAEEVAPDLLLPAETLLDLYGEDIRARAYVTQDPIRGEMMLRPDFTVPVVQMHMASGAEPARYCYLGEVFRKQDHGETRPEHPRDNEYLQAGFELFARDPDADAEVFALFHDILAPLKLQASMGDMDLLMDAVRALPLSGARRAALLHHIWRPRRFAKALARFAAPAEARGFPETAAPWTGLRSPAEMQARIDRLRSDAAEAPLPPQWVERLERLFAIQAPAPEALRQLRGLAAEIPDIAEAVDRLERNLAALSARGIDVSQVHFDASHGRHTMEYYDGMTFSFAAAGREDWPPVASGGRYDALAAVLGQAQGRSIPAVGGIIRPGLVHELGGQILGKAA; encoded by the coding sequence ATGAGCAAGCGCGAGAAACAGGCCATCGGCCAGCAGATCCTTGCCGCCTTCCGCGCCGCCGGGGCCGAGGAGGTCGCGCCCGACCTGCTGCTGCCGGCCGAGACCTTGCTGGACCTCTATGGCGAGGACATCCGCGCCCGCGCCTATGTGACCCAGGACCCGATCCGCGGCGAGATGATGCTGCGCCCCGACTTCACCGTGCCGGTGGTGCAGATGCACATGGCCAGCGGCGCCGAGCCGGCGCGCTATTGCTATCTGGGCGAGGTGTTCCGCAAGCAGGACCATGGCGAGACGCGCCCCGAGCATCCGCGCGACAACGAATACCTGCAGGCCGGTTTCGAGCTTTTCGCCCGCGACCCGGACGCCGATGCCGAGGTCTTCGCGCTGTTTCACGACATCCTCGCGCCCCTGAAGCTGCAGGCTAGCATGGGCGACATGGACCTGCTGATGGACGCGGTGCGCGCCCTGCCGCTGTCGGGCGCGCGCCGGGCCGCGCTTTTGCACCACATCTGGCGGCCGCGGCGCTTTGCCAAGGCGCTGGCGCGCTTCGCCGCGCCGGCCGAGGCCCGCGGCTTTCCCGAAACCGCCGCGCCCTGGACCGGCCTGCGTTCGCCGGCCGAGATGCAGGCCCGCATCGACCGGCTGCGCAGCGATGCCGCCGAGGCGCCGCTGCCGCCGCAATGGGTCGAGCGGCTGGAGCGGCTGTTCGCCATCCAGGCCCCGGCCCCCGAGGCGCTGCGGCAGCTGCGCGGGCTGGCGGCCGAGATCCCCGATATCGCCGAGGCGGTGGATCGGCTGGAACGCAACCTGGCGGCGCTGTCCGCGCGCGGCATCGACGTGAGCCAGGTGCATTTCGACGCCAGCCATGGCCGGCACACGATGGAATATTACGACGGCATGACCTTCAGCTTCGCGGCGGCCGGGCGCGAGGACTGGCCGCCCGTCGCCTCGGGCGGGCGCTACGACGCGCTGGCGGCGGTTCTGGGCCAGGCGCAGGGCCGCTCGATCCCGGCGGTGGGCGGCATCATCCGGCCGGGGCTGGTCCATGAACTGGGGGGCCAGATCTTGGGGAAAGCAGCATGA
- the hisG gene encoding ATP phosphoribosyltransferase, whose product MIRLGVPSKGRLMEQCFDWFAARGVTLSRAGSEREYAGRVDGAGDVALVLLSAGEIPRELMAGRIHLGVTGTDLIREKLAGWRSHVEELAPMGFGHADLILAVPACWSDCETLDDFATIARDFRAEHGFRLRIATKYHRLVRAWLSAQEVADYQLVDSQGATEGTVANLTAEAIADITSSGETLRANHLKIIGEEPILRSQATLLRSLAAGDEAEVRDFAARLGL is encoded by the coding sequence ATGATCCGGCTGGGCGTGCCGTCCAAGGGGCGGCTGATGGAGCAGTGCTTCGACTGGTTCGCCGCCCGCGGCGTGACCCTGTCGCGCGCCGGGTCCGAGCGCGAATATGCCGGCCGGGTCGACGGGGCCGGGGACGTGGCGCTGGTGCTGCTTTCGGCGGGCGAGATCCCGCGCGAGCTCATGGCCGGCCGCATCCATCTGGGCGTGACCGGCACCGACCTGATCCGCGAGAAGCTGGCCGGCTGGCGCAGCCATGTCGAGGAACTGGCGCCGATGGGCTTCGGCCATGCCGACCTGATCCTGGCCGTGCCAGCCTGCTGGTCGGATTGCGAGACCCTGGACGATTTCGCCACCATCGCCCGCGATTTCCGTGCCGAGCACGGTTTCCGCCTGCGCATCGCTACCAAGTATCACCGGCTGGTGCGCGCCTGGCTCTCGGCGCAGGAGGTCGCGGATTACCAGCTGGTCGACAGCCAGGGCGCGACCGAGGGCACGGTGGCCAACCTGACCGCCGAGGCCATCGCCGACATCACCTCCTCGGGCGAGACGCTGCGCGCCAACCACCTGAAGATCATCGGCGAGGAACCCATCCTGCGCTCGCAGGCGACGCTCTTGCGCTCGCTGGCGGCGGGGGACGAGGCCGAGGTGCGGGATTTCGCGGCACGGCTCGGGCTCTAG
- the ftsY gene encoding signal recognition particle-docking protein FtsY gives MAFFSKLRERLTRSSSKIGAGLDDIVSEGAEPESATPAPPAAPAPQAPISDTPAKPGLLGRIFGQAVTAEPRRELDDEMLEQLEEMLIQADMGVETALRVTANIAEGRMGRRISATELKELLAEEIARIMTPVARPLPLYPKRPQVVLVVGVNGSGKTTTIGKLASQFKAAGKKVVIAAGDTFRAAAVEQLQVWGRRAGVPVMTAPEGSDPASLAFDAMTRAEAEGADLLMIDTAGRLQNRQDLMEELAKIVRVIRKKDPSAPHNTLLVLDATTGQNALSQVETFQKLADVSGLVMTKLDGTARGGVLVALADRFGLPIHAIGVGEQIDDLDAFDARDFARALVGLD, from the coding sequence ATGGCGTTTTTCTCGAAACTGCGCGAGCGGCTGACGCGGTCCTCGTCGAAGATCGGCGCGGGGCTGGATGACATCGTGTCCGAAGGTGCCGAACCGGAAAGCGCCACGCCGGCACCGCCCGCGGCCCCGGCCCCGCAAGCCCCGATCTCCGACACGCCCGCCAAGCCCGGGCTTCTCGGCCGCATCTTCGGCCAGGCCGTCACGGCCGAGCCGCGCCGCGAGCTGGACGACGAGATGCTGGAGCAGCTCGAGGAGATGCTGATCCAGGCCGACATGGGCGTCGAAACGGCGCTGCGCGTCACCGCCAATATCGCCGAAGGCCGCATGGGCCGCCGCATTTCGGCCACCGAGCTGAAAGAGCTGCTGGCCGAGGAGATCGCCCGCATCATGACCCCGGTCGCCAGGCCCCTGCCCCTCTATCCCAAGCGGCCGCAGGTGGTGCTGGTGGTGGGGGTGAACGGCTCGGGCAAGACCACCACCATCGGCAAGCTCGCCAGCCAGTTCAAGGCGGCGGGCAAGAAAGTGGTGATCGCGGCCGGCGACACGTTCCGCGCCGCCGCCGTCGAGCAATTGCAGGTGTGGGGCCGGCGCGCCGGCGTGCCGGTGATGACCGCGCCCGAGGGCTCGGACCCCGCCAGCCTCGCCTTTGACGCCATGACCCGGGCCGAGGCCGAGGGCGCCGACCTGCTGATGATCGACACTGCCGGCCGCTTGCAGAATCGCCAGGACCTGATGGAGGAGTTGGCCAAGATCGTCCGCGTCATCCGCAAGAAGGACCCTTCGGCGCCGCACAACACCCTGCTGGTGCTGGACGCCACCACCGGCCAGAACGCGCTGAGCCAGGTCGAGACCTTCCAGAAGCTCGCCGATGTCTCGGGCCTGGTCATGACCAAGCTGGACGGCACCGCCCGCGGCGGCGTTCTTGTGGCCCTGGCCGACCGCTTCGGCCTGCCGATCCATGCCATCGGCGTGGGCGAGCAGATCGACGATCTCGACGCCTTCGACGCCCGAGACTTCGCGCGGGCCTTGGTCGGGCTCGACTGA
- a CDS encoding class I fructose-bisphosphate aldolase — protein MQMTDTVRKILANYEGEAPGVKAQLARMLMTGKLAGTGKMIILPVDQGFEHGPARSFAPNPAGYDPHYHYQLAIDAGLNAYAAPLGMIEAGADTFAGQIPTILKVNSANSLMSDTAGKNQAITASVDDALRLGCSAIGFTIYPGSDMALDMIEEIVEMRKEAAAKGVATVIWSYPRGEAISKDGETAIDIAAYAAQIAALIGAHVIKIKLSTDHLELDEAKKVYEAKGIDISTQAKRVAHCMQSAFNGRRIVVFSGGAAKGADAVYDDARAIRDGGGNGSIIGRNSFQRSREDALDMLQKLVDIYLGKA, from the coding sequence ATGCAGATGACCGATACCGTCCGCAAGATCCTCGCCAATTACGAGGGCGAAGCGCCGGGTGTGAAGGCACAGCTGGCCCGCATGCTGATGACCGGCAAGCTGGCCGGCACCGGCAAGATGATCATCCTGCCCGTGGACCAGGGGTTCGAGCACGGCCCGGCGCGCAGCTTTGCACCGAACCCGGCCGGCTACGACCCGCATTACCACTATCAGCTGGCCATCGACGCCGGGCTGAACGCCTATGCCGCGCCGCTGGGCATGATCGAGGCGGGCGCCGACACCTTCGCCGGCCAGATCCCGACCATTCTCAAGGTGAACTCGGCCAATTCGTTGATGTCGGACACGGCCGGCAAGAACCAGGCGATCACCGCCTCGGTGGACGACGCGCTGCGGCTGGGCTGCTCGGCCATCGGCTTCACCATCTATCCGGGTTCGGACATGGCGCTCGACATGATCGAGGAGATCGTCGAGATGCGCAAGGAAGCCGCAGCCAAGGGCGTGGCGACGGTGATCTGGTCCTATCCGCGCGGCGAGGCGATCAGCAAGGACGGCGAGACCGCCATCGACATCGCCGCCTATGCCGCCCAGATCGCGGCGCTGATCGGCGCGCATGTCATCAAGATCAAGCTCTCGACCGACCACCTGGAACTGGACGAGGCGAAGAAGGTCTACGAGGCCAAGGGCATCGACATCTCGACCCAGGCCAAGCGCGTGGCGCATTGCATGCAGTCGGCCTTCAACGGCCGGCGCATCGTGGTGTTCTCGGGCGGCGCGGCCAAGGGCGCGGATGCGGTCTATGACGACGCCCGCGCCATCCGCGACGGCGGCGGCAACGGCTCGATCATCGGCCGCAACAGCTTTCAGCGCTCGCGCGAGGATGCGCTGGACATGCTGCAGAAGCTGGTCGACATCTATCTGGGCAAGGCCTGA
- the pgk gene encoding phosphoglycerate kinase — protein MADFNTIDDLELDGKVVLVRVDVNVPVENGQVTDATRIEKIVPTVKDIQARGGIPVLLAHFDRPKGQRVESMSLKVVIPALEKALGQPVKFAEEAIGGPAKRAVADLAKGDVLLLENTRFYPGEETNDATFAASLAALGQAYVNDAFSAAHRAHASTEGIARLLPAAAGRLMEAELKALDAALGNPQRPVVAVVGGAKVSTKLDLLGNLIEKVDHLVIGGGMANTFLVAQGIEVGKSLAERDMADTARDILEKAGKTGCTIHLPVDVVVAREFKAGAASETVAAEACPADAMILDAGPATVAKIREVFETCRTLIWNGPLGAFEIPPFDAATNAAAQEAARLTREDKLISVAGGGDTVAALNKAGVSGDFTFISTAGGAFLEWMEGKELPGVAALQKR, from the coding sequence ATGGCGGATTTCAACACGATCGACGACCTGGAGCTTGACGGCAAGGTGGTGCTTGTCCGCGTGGACGTGAACGTCCCGGTCGAGAACGGCCAGGTCACCGACGCCACCCGGATCGAAAAGATCGTCCCGACCGTCAAGGACATCCAGGCCCGGGGCGGCATCCCGGTGCTGCTGGCGCATTTCGACCGCCCCAAGGGCCAGCGCGTCGAGTCGATGAGCCTGAAGGTGGTGATCCCGGCGCTGGAAAAGGCGCTCGGCCAGCCGGTGAAGTTCGCCGAGGAAGCCATCGGCGGCCCCGCCAAGCGCGCCGTGGCCGATCTTGCCAAGGGCGACGTGCTCCTGCTGGAGAATACCCGCTTCTATCCCGGCGAGGAAACCAATGACGCGACCTTCGCCGCCTCGCTGGCGGCGCTGGGTCAGGCCTATGTGAACGACGCCTTCTCGGCCGCGCATCGGGCGCATGCCTCGACCGAGGGCATCGCGCGGCTTCTGCCGGCCGCCGCCGGCCGGCTGATGGAGGCGGAGCTGAAGGCGCTGGACGCCGCGCTCGGCAATCCGCAGCGCCCGGTGGTGGCGGTGGTCGGCGGCGCCAAGGTCTCGACCAAGCTCGACCTGCTCGGCAATCTGATCGAGAAGGTGGACCATCTGGTCATCGGCGGCGGCATGGCGAACACCTTCCTGGTCGCCCAGGGCATCGAGGTCGGCAAGTCGCTGGCCGAGCGCGACATGGCCGACACCGCGCGCGACATCCTCGAGAAGGCCGGCAAGACCGGCTGCACCATCCACCTGCCGGTGGACGTGGTGGTGGCGCGGGAATTCAAGGCCGGCGCGGCAAGCGAGACGGTGGCGGCCGAGGCCTGCCCCGCCGATGCGATGATCCTCGACGCCGGCCCGGCAACCGTGGCGAAGATCCGCGAAGTGTTCGAAACCTGCCGCACGCTGATCTGGAACGGCCCGCTCGGCGCCTTCGAGATCCCGCCCTTCGACGCCGCGACCAATGCCGCCGCACAGGAAGCGGCGCGGCTGACGCGCGAGGACAAGCTGATCTCGGTCGCCGGCGGCGGCGACACGGTGGCGGCGCTGAACAAGGCCGGCGTCTCGGGCGATTTCACCTTCATCTCGACCGCCGGCGGCGCCTTCCTGGAATGGATGGAGGGCAAGGAACTGCCGGGCGTGGCGGCGCTGCAGAAACGCTGA
- a CDS encoding peptidylprolyl isomerase, translating into MAEIKDPENTVIIELKDGPVVIELLPDVAPKHVERMKELARAGKYDNVAFHRVIEGFMAQTGDVEHANMENNYNPGRAGTGGSDLPDLPAEFSRLPHDRGTLGAARSMNPNSANSQFFINFKDNHFLNGQYTVYGRVIEGMEHVDKIARGEPPANPDRMISVKVAADAQ; encoded by the coding sequence ATGGCCGAGATCAAGGATCCCGAGAACACGGTCATCATCGAGCTGAAGGACGGCCCGGTGGTGATCGAGCTGCTGCCCGATGTCGCCCCGAAACATGTCGAGCGCATGAAGGAACTGGCCCGGGCCGGGAAATACGACAATGTGGCCTTCCACCGCGTGATCGAGGGCTTCATGGCCCAGACCGGCGACGTGGAACATGCCAATATGGAAAACAACTACAACCCGGGCCGCGCCGGCACCGGCGGCTCGGACCTGCCGGACCTGCCGGCCGAGTTCTCGCGCCTGCCGCATGACCGCGGCACGCTGGGCGCGGCGCGTTCGATGAACCCGAACAGCGCCAACAGCCAGTTCTTCATCAACTTCAAGGACAACCATTTCCTGAACGGGCAATATACCGTCTATGGCCGGGTCATCGAGGGCATGGAGCATGTCGACAAGATCGCCCGCGGCGAGCCGCCGGCGAATCCCGACCGGATGATCTCGGTGAAGGTGGCGGCCGATGCGCAGTAA
- a CDS encoding peptidylprolyl isomerase, with the protein MRSKLLASALLLAAGAAAHPVLAEGLPGVTDGPGPNLVIEVADAKGNAKGRIVLDLYNDKAPKHVERLVTLAKSGAYDGVVFHRVIDGFMAQTGDVEFGKHGGDTARAGMGGSNMPDLQAEFNDVSFQAGTVGMARAQDPNSANSQFFIDLAPATFLDGQYTVVGQLVDGWDVLNAIKKGDPAANGSVVEPDYMVKVTVEE; encoded by the coding sequence ATGCGCAGTAAGCTGCTGGCTTCCGCCCTGCTGCTGGCCGCCGGCGCGGCCGCCCATCCGGTCCTGGCCGAGGGTCTGCCGGGCGTCACCGACGGCCCCGGCCCGAACCTGGTGATCGAGGTCGCCGATGCCAAGGGGAACGCCAAGGGCCGTATCGTCCTGGACCTCTATAACGACAAGGCACCGAAGCATGTCGAGCGGCTGGTGACGCTGGCGAAGTCCGGCGCCTATGACGGGGTGGTGTTCCACCGCGTGATCGACGGCTTCATGGCCCAGACCGGCGATGTCGAGTTCGGCAAGCATGGTGGCGACACCGCGCGGGCCGGCATGGGCGGCTCGAACATGCCGGACCTGCAGGCCGAGTTCAACGATGTCAGCTTCCAGGCCGGCACCGTGGGCATGGCGCGGGCGCAGGACCCGAATTCGGCCAACAGCCAGTTCTTCATCGACCTGGCGCCGGCGACCTTCCTTGACGGGCAATATACCGTGGTCGGCCAGCTGGTCGATGGCTGGGATGTGCTGAACGCGATCAAGAAGGGCGATCCCGCCGCCAACGGCTCGGTGGTCGAGCCCGACTACATGGTCAAGGTGACGGTCGAGGAATAA
- a CDS encoding YaiI/YqxD family protein, with the protein MTTLYIDADACPVKPEAERVATRLRVPMVLVCNGGLRPPANPLLSLVIVPEGPDAADQWIAAHCGPGDVVVTTDLPLADRCLKAGAQVVQPDGEVLTPANIGPRLATRDLMQDIRAADPFHQGRGGGFGKAERARFLQSLDRVMAAALRTG; encoded by the coding sequence ATGACCACGCTTTACATCGACGCCGACGCCTGCCCGGTCAAACCCGAGGCCGAACGGGTCGCGACCCGGCTGCGCGTGCCGATGGTGCTGGTCTGCAATGGCGGGCTGCGGCCGCCGGCCAATCCGCTGCTGTCGCTGGTGATCGTGCCCGAGGGGCCGGATGCGGCCGACCAGTGGATCGCGGCGCATTGCGGCCCGGGCGACGTGGTGGTCACCACCGACCTGCCGCTGGCGGACCGCTGCCTCAAGGCCGGTGCGCAGGTCGTGCAGCCCGACGGCGAGGTGCTGACGCCGGCCAATATCGGCCCGCGGCTGGCCACCCGCGACCTGATGCAGGACATCCGCGCCGCCGACCCGTTCCACCAGGGCCGCGGCGGCGGTTTCGGCAAGGCCGAGCGGGCGCGGTTCCTGCAATCGCTGGACCGGGTGATGGCGGCGGCGCTGCGGACCGGCTAG